The Halomicrobium zhouii region TTCTGGCTAGTCGGAACCGATTCGGGCCCGGAGAGTCACACGGCCGGATTCGCAGTCACACTCGCCGCCCTCGTCGGCTGGCTCGGCTTGCTCGTCACCGGTATCGGGTTGCGTATTCCGGCCGGTGAGCGGTGGGGTATCGCGTTCTCTCGGGGACAGCGGTACTGCTTTCTCACATCGACGATCGGCACGCTCGGGATCGTCGTCGTTCCAGTCGCCAGTCTGGTGATGGGCGCCGGCTCCTCCCGGATTCCGTACTTCGGTACCATGGGGTCACTGGTTCTCGGAGTCGGCGCGCTCGCGGTCGGCGTGCTGTGGCGCACCGGCGAAGAAATCTCACGCCGTTACGACGTCGGCTCGTCCGAGTAAAACCGGCCGCTCGATGTCGCCCGGCGACGGTTACCGCCCGCCGCGACGCGCTCAGCTGATCTTCTCGTACTGGTCGGCGAGCTTGTCGGCCGCTTCGGCCATCAGCTCTTGCTCGTAGTCGTCGAGCTCCCAGTCGACGACCTCCTCGACGCCGTTCGAGCCGAGCTTGACCGGGACGCCGAAGGCGGTGCCCTCGTGGCCGTACTCGCCGTCGAGGACGACCGAGCCGGGGAGCACCTCGCCCGTGTCGCGGACGACGGCCTCGACCATGTGCGCGACGCCCGTCGCCGGGCCCCACTCGGTGGCGCCCTTGCGTTCGATGACGTTCATCGCCGACTCCTGGAGGTCTTCGAGGATCTCCTCGCGCTCGTCCTGGTCGAACTCGGGGTCGCGGCCGTCGATGCGGACCTTCGAGAAGACGGGGACCTGGGCGTCGCCGTGCTCGCCCAGGATGGTCGCCTCGACGTTCCGGACCGGGACGTCAAAGCGCTCTGAGAGGACGTAGCGGAATCGCGCCGAGTCGAGGCGGCCGCCGAAGCCGATCACCTGCTCGCGCGAGCGGTCGCCCGTCTCGTAGAGGTGGCGGTTGAGCAGGTCGACGGGGTTCGACGTCGTGATGGTGACGTAGTCGCCGTCGTTGTGCTCGGCGATGGACGAACCGATGTCGTCCATGATGGGAGCGTTGTCGCCCGCCAGGTCGATGCGGGTCTGGCCGGGCTGGCGCGGGATGCCCGCGGTGATGACGACGACGTCGGAGCCGGCGGTGTCCTCGTAGGTGCCCTGCCGAATCCGCGTGTTGGAGTCGTAGGCGACCCCGTGGTTCGTGTCCGCGGCCTGTCCGACCGTGACGTCCTCCTGGTCCGGGATGTCGACGTAGACGAGCTCGTCCGCGATGTCGCGCAGGGCGATGTTGTACCCCGCAGCGGCACCGACGGTTCCCGCCGCGCCGACGACTGTTACCTTCGTCATAACGTGTCTACTGGCGCCCGGATGGACGAAAAGACTGTCGGAGTGTCACCACTCCACACGATCGCTGGCGGGGTTCGCTCCGTCCGCGAGTGGGTCGCGACCGCCCACCTACTCCCCGGATTCGTGCTGGTCGTGAGCGACGCCGAACAGGAACCCGGAGAGGAAGAGCAGTTCGTTCCCGACGTAGTAGGCCGCGAGGACGTCGTCGACGACGTTCGTCACGGCCGCCGGGGCGGCCAGTCCGAGGACAGCGAGGACGAGCGCGACGACGGCGGCGAGGCCGGCGACCCACAGGGTGACCCGGCCGGAGACGTAGCCGACGAGGAAGACGACGACGGCGCCGAGGAGTGACATGGTCGGTACTACGGCGAACGGGCCGATGAACCTTCTCCCGCAAACCCTTTTCTGCCGCGCGGCCACACGTCCCGTATGAGCGACTTCGACAAGGAAGCCGAACGCGAGAAGTTACGCGAGAAGTACGAACAGGACGAAGAGCGTCGGAAGACGACCGAACAGATGAGCGAACTCCTCCTGAAGGGCGCGACGATGACCAACGCCCACTGCGGGGACTGCGGCGACCCCATCTTCCGCTACGACGGCCAGGAGTTCTGTCCGACCTGCCAGAAGCCGGTCGACCGCGGTGGGCGCGGTGAGGCAGACGCCGAGGGAGGGACCGACGGCGATTCGGAGACGGCCGAATCGGGCGACCGTCCCGCGGCGAACGGCGACGCCCGGCCCGAGGACATCGAGGTAACCAGTCCGAGCGACGACGCTACCGTCCAGTTCGGGAGCGACGAGGCGACTGGATCGGACCGGCGGGGCCCCGACCAGTCGGCGGCGGAGCAGTCTGCACCGGACCAGTCGGCGGCGGATCAGGCGCGCGAGGCCATCGCGGATCAGTCTGCAGACGAACCGCAGGGGGCTCCCGACCAGGACCGCGGCGCTGACGAGACCGTCCAGCAGATCCCGTCAGCCGCCCCCTCGGCGTCAGTGAACACCGACCAGGAGCCGTCGATGTCGGGGTCGCAGTCGGTCGACGTCGGCGTGGACGAACCGACCGGGACGCCGTCGAGCGACGCCGTCGGGCAGCACCTCGGTCAGGCACAGGTCGTCCTCGCCCAGACCGTCGAGCGTCACGCGCGGCTCGCGGCGGCGGCTGAGACGCCACGCCAGACGCGCGAGCACCTCGAAACCGCGCGCGAGGCGGCCGAGACACTCGAGGCGACTGGGTACTAGCGATACGAAGAGAGTCGACGCACCGACGGCGGTCCGGGACCGCGGTCGGTCGGCGTCGTCACCGGCTTCAGAAACCGTCGCCGGCCGCTTCCGCGTCCGGACCGGTGCCGACCGGGCCGACGACGCTGTCGGTCGCGTGGTCGTCGATGGCTGCGAGCACGGCGTCCACCGCGGACGCGTCGCTCGCCCTGTCGGTCTGGACCGTCCGGGCGAACCGGAGCTGGTCGCCGTCGGACTCAAACAGCACCGTCCCGGGACACTCCGGGAGGAGCCGCTGGAACGGCTCGAACGTGTCGAACGCGTTGCCGTCGTCCGCCACCGACTTCGGATCGGTCAGCAGGCCGAACGGCAGGTCGTACCGGCGCTGCCAGAGGGACGCCCGTTCCGGGCAGTCCGGCAGGACGGGCACGACGGCCGTCGAACGGCCGGCGAGCTCCTCGTAGGCCGCGGCCAGCGACTGCACTAGCTGGCGGGACCGCGGACAGTAGTGATCACGTAACAGTACGGCGACGACGTAGTCGTGACTCCCCGCCAGTTCCGTCGCCGTACGCGTTTCTCCACCCGCACCTGTATC contains the following coding sequences:
- the mdh gene encoding malate dehydrogenase, with translation MTKVTVVGAAGTVGAAAGYNIALRDIADELVYVDIPDQEDVTVGQAADTNHGVAYDSNTRIRQGTYEDTAGSDVVVITAGIPRQPGQTRIDLAGDNAPIMDDIGSSIAEHNDGDYVTITTSNPVDLLNRHLYETGDRSREQVIGFGGRLDSARFRYVLSERFDVPVRNVEATILGEHGDAQVPVFSKVRIDGRDPEFDQDEREEILEDLQESAMNVIERKGATEWGPATGVAHMVEAVVRDTGEVLPGSVVLDGEYGHEGTAFGVPVKLGSNGVEEVVDWELDDYEQELMAEAADKLADQYEKIS
- a CDS encoding Sjogren's syndrome/scleroderma autoantigen 1 family protein, with amino-acid sequence MSDFDKEAEREKLREKYEQDEERRKTTEQMSELLLKGATMTNAHCGDCGDPIFRYDGQEFCPTCQKPVDRGGRGEADAEGGTDGDSETAESGDRPAANGDARPEDIEVTSPSDDATVQFGSDEATGSDRRGPDQSAAEQSAPDQSAADQAREAIADQSADEPQGAPDQDRGADETVQQIPSAAPSASVNTDQEPSMSGSQSVDVGVDEPTGTPSSDAVGQHLGQAQVVLAQTVERHARLAAAAETPRQTREHLETAREAAETLEATGY
- a CDS encoding peroxiredoxin family protein codes for the protein MGESFEFALPDTGAGGETRTATELAGSHDYVVAVLLRDHYCPRSRQLVQSLAAAYEELAGRSTAVVPVLPDCPERASLWQRRYDLPFGLLTDPKSVADDGNAFDTFEPFQRLLPECPGTVLFESDGDQLRFARTVQTDRASDASAVDAVLAAIDDHATDSVVGPVGTGPDAEAAGDGF